A window from Candidatus Dadabacteria bacterium encodes these proteins:
- a CDS encoding anthranilate synthase component I family protein gives MRTENHLPSAVLLDSGGGWLGDGDGGCLIFSKPEFTIFSTPGGAVLEGGGKRLEISGDPVREMEKLTSGGYVAVGFFGYEYLENTDDGMPLARSPRRKKTGAVPPPAVNFHFYPETSVSRSAEIPERILPHSGNGGRGFSARCRSPVSSGGPQGDRFVKNVEKIKSHIRDGDVYQVNISEMWKIPPPQNPYSLFLSLFRSQPVPFASYMDFGRFQFLSGSMELFLAKSGDSIVSRPIKGTARRGVNPEEDLRMKGALSGNEKEKAEILMITDLVRNDLSRICVPSTVCADKVFGIRRYETLFHMESEVRGTLREEISLEEIIKKTFPPGSVTGAPKTNALRIIDALEPHPRGPYCGAAGVFYPNGDFCLSVSIRCLQVSDGDAVCWSGAGVVWDSDAGREFEEIKLKLKALENSAAGGD, from the coding sequence ATGCGGACAGAAAACCATCTTCCGTCCGCCGTGCTTCTTGATTCCGGAGGCGGCTGGCTCGGAGACGGGGACGGCGGCTGTCTGATATTCAGCAAGCCCGAATTTACAATTTTTTCAACGCCCGGCGGGGCTGTTCTGGAAGGCGGCGGAAAAAGACTGGAAATAAGCGGCGACCCCGTCCGTGAAATGGAAAAACTGACCTCCGGCGGCTATGTTGCCGTGGGTTTTTTCGGATACGAATATCTGGAAAACACCGATGACGGCATGCCGCTTGCGCGGTCGCCGCGCAGAAAAAAAACCGGGGCCGTTCCGCCGCCCGCCGTAAATTTTCATTTTTACCCCGAAACCTCCGTCAGCCGCTCCGCTGAAATTCCCGAACGGATACTTCCGCATTCCGGGAACGGCGGGCGCGGGTTTTCCGCGCGATGCCGGTCTCCGGTCTCTTCCGGGGGGCCTCAGGGAGACCGTTTCGTGAAAAATGTGGAAAAAATTAAATCTCACATAAGGGACGGGGACGTGTATCAGGTCAACATATCGGAAATGTGGAAAATTCCCCCGCCGCAAAATCCCTATAGCCTTTTTTTAAGCCTTTTCCGCTCACAGCCCGTTCCGTTCGCGTCCTATATGGATTTCGGGCGGTTTCAGTTTTTAAGCGGTTCAATGGAGTTGTTTCTCGCAAAAAGCGGCGACTCCATAGTGTCGCGCCCGATAAAGGGAACGGCAAGGCGCGGCGTAAATCCCGAAGAGGATTTGCGCATGAAAGGCGCTCTCTCCGGAAACGAAAAAGAAAAGGCGGAAATACTCATGATAACCGACCTTGTGAGGAACGACTTGAGCAGAATATGCGTTCCGTCAACGGTTTGCGCGGACAAAGTTTTCGGAATAAGACGGTATGAAACGCTTTTTCACATGGAGTCCGAAGTGAGAGGGACTTTGAGAGAGGAAATCTCTCTTGAGGAAATAATAAAAAAAACCTTCCCTCCCGGCTCCGTTACCGGCGCGCCGAAGACAAACGCGTTGCGGATAATAGACGCCCTTGAACCCCATCCCCGAGGCCCCTACTGCGGCGCGGCGGGCGTTTTTTATCCGAACGGGGATTTTTGCCTCAGTGTTTCAATAAGATGCCTTCAAGTTTCGGACGGAGACGCGGTATGCTGGAGCGGCGCGGGAGTGGTTTGGGATTCCGATGCGGGGAGAGAGTTTGAGGAAATTAAACTGAAACTAAAAGCCCTTGAAAACAGCGCGGCGGGCGGAGATTGA
- a CDS encoding carboxymuconolactone decarboxylase family protein, which produces MADSIYKDNIGAEMGRFKETNPELLDSWMAYHDSVFKDGALTAKEKQLTALAVAHITSCPYCIRSRTNASLKAGATDKEIVEVVYVSMRLAMGAPYAFSSIAFEAWDHLEAGVDLREGHFFKKDIVHEINTFKEQSGEDIATPFGDFHKKTFEEGALSKKFKRGIVALACALVTKCPYCIRSCVRDGKAEGVNSKQIAEAVNVAMVMAAGACWAHSSIAMETVAKAGK; this is translated from the coding sequence ATGGCGGATTCAATCTACAAAGACAACATTGGCGCAGAGATGGGCAGGTTCAAGGAAACCAACCCTGAACTGCTTGACTCGTGGATGGCTTACCACGACAGCGTTTTCAAAGACGGCGCGCTTACGGCAAAAGAGAAGCAACTGACGGCGCTTGCGGTGGCGCATATAACATCATGCCCCTACTGCATACGCTCACGCACCAACGCTTCGCTGAAGGCGGGGGCAACCGACAAAGAAATCGTTGAGGTCGTCTATGTGTCAATGCGCCTCGCAATGGGCGCTCCCTACGCATTCTCAAGCATAGCGTTTGAGGCGTGGGACCACCTTGAAGCGGGCGTGGACTTGAGAGAAGGACACTTCTTCAAGAAAGACATTGTTCACGAGATCAACACTTTCAAAGAGCAGAGCGGCGAAGACATTGCCACCCCGTTCGGCGACTTTCACAAAAAGACGTTTGAAGAAGGGGCGCTTTCCAAGAAATTCAAGCGCGGAATCGTTGCCCTCGCCTGCGCTCTCGTAACAAAATGCCCTTACTGCATAAGGTCTTGCGTAAGAGACGGCAAGGCGGAAGGTGTGAACTCCAAGCAGATAGCGGAAGCCGTCAACGTGGCAATGGTGATGGCCGCCGGCGCGTGCTGGGCGCACTCGTCCATTGCTATGGAAACGGTTGCCAAAGCGGGGAAATAA
- a CDS encoding aminotransferase class IV — MNDQRIYFQEKDLTGIPEFFPRAVFYGDGVFETMRWKESAPVFLNRHIDRISRAASAVGIAPPSPENITREINNAVRQSGFSDCAVKVCVISDAPPSPFFAPLDGSHTIISVRQIKNGTENKPVKLLLSDVWRTRPDSPLSAVKSLNYLENVIAMREAAKKGFDDALLCSPDGNIAETTCRNIFWGSGRDLFTPPEDCGILPGITRGVLMEKAADAGFSIAEPPVKPSTAANAEFVFVTNSVSGINPVETMQYQGLTHKFSTSTHPSYVEVKTLLFQAFKW, encoded by the coding sequence GTGAATGATCAACGTATTTATTTTCAGGAAAAAGATTTAACCGGTATTCCGGAGTTTTTTCCCCGCGCGGTTTTTTACGGGGACGGAGTTTTTGAAACAATGCGCTGGAAGGAGTCCGCGCCGGTTTTTCTGAACAGGCATATTGACAGAATTTCCCGCGCCGCCTCCGCCGTTGGCATTGCGCCGCCCTCCCCGGAAAATATCACCCGTGAAATAAACAACGCTGTCCGACAAAGCGGTTTTTCCGACTGCGCGGTGAAAGTGTGCGTTATTTCAGACGCGCCGCCTTCGCCTTTTTTTGCTCCGCTGGACGGCTCTCATACAATTATTTCCGTCAGGCAAATTAAAAACGGGACGGAAAACAAGCCCGTTAAACTGCTTCTTTCGGATGTTTGGCGCACCCGCCCGGATTCCCCGCTGTCTGCGGTGAAATCCCTCAATTACCTTGAAAACGTAATTGCAATGAGGGAGGCGGCAAAAAAAGGGTTTGATGACGCGCTTTTATGCTCGCCGGACGGAAATATCGCGGAAACAACATGCCGGAACATATTCTGGGGCAGCGGGCGCGACCTGTTCACCCCGCCGGAGGATTGCGGCATACTTCCCGGCATAACAAGGGGCGTTTTGATGGAAAAGGCGGCGGATGCGGGCTTTTCCATAGCCGAACCTCCGGTAAAGCCCTCAACTGCGGCAAATGCGGAGTTCGTCTTTGTTACCAACTCGGTATCAGGGATAAACCCTGTGGAAACAATGCAATATCAAGGCTTGACCCATAAGTTTTCAACATCAACCCACCCTTCCTATGTGGAAGTAAAAACTCTTTTATTTCAGGCGTTTAAGTGGTAA
- the mnmE gene encoding tRNA uridine-5-carboxymethylaminomethyl(34) synthesis GTPase MnmE, which yields MSNPHKATEDDTISAISTPPGKGGVCVIRISGGQSLAVIRALFMFHGKHRDFEHRLMYAGNIIDPADKTVVDSAMCVFMKGPSSYTGEDLAEIHCHGGGACSRKIMDLTLRHGCRAAGPGEFTRRAFMNGKMDLAQAQAVADIINAQSDLGLRQAGLQLSGGLSDRINKPKARLLEMLAEIEARIDFPEEETGVMETAALRRGGETVLRDLEALLGTYLAGSLIREGAMVAITGKPNVGKSSLLNALLGKERAITSPQPGTTRDYIEEQTSIGGITIRLTDTAGIRDALNEAERAGVDMAREKALGCDVQVVVVDSGLPLSGEEREMIGQISSNAVVAVNKSDLGGDLFHEVARAFPQKKAVATSAKTGAGIDDLKEAVRETLMKDTAPVETNEAALTGIRHKQSVEAALEAVNSFLKLLEEKESPEILSIKVREAMDRLGEITGETSTEEMLGVIFGKFCIGK from the coding sequence TTGAGCAACCCGCACAAAGCGACGGAAGACGACACCATATCGGCGATATCCACGCCGCCCGGCAAAGGCGGCGTGTGCGTCATACGCATAAGCGGCGGACAGTCCCTTGCGGTCATCCGCGCCCTGTTTATGTTTCACGGAAAACATAGGGACTTTGAGCACCGCCTGATGTATGCGGGAAACATCATTGACCCGGCGGACAAAACCGTTGTGGACAGCGCGATGTGCGTCTTTATGAAAGGGCCCTCCTCCTACACCGGAGAGGACTTGGCAGAAATCCACTGCCACGGCGGCGGCGCTTGTTCGCGCAAAATAATGGACCTCACTCTTCGCCACGGATGCAGGGCGGCGGGTCCGGGGGAATTCACCCGCAGGGCGTTCATGAACGGCAAGATGGATCTGGCTCAGGCTCAGGCAGTTGCGGACATCATTAATGCGCAGAGTGATCTGGGGCTCAGGCAGGCGGGTCTCCAGTTGTCCGGCGGACTTTCCGACAGGATAAACAAACCCAAGGCGCGGCTTCTGGAAATGCTCGCCGAGATTGAGGCGAGGATAGACTTTCCCGAAGAGGAAACGGGGGTTATGGAAACCGCCGCCCTCAGGCGCGGTGGTGAAACCGTTCTGAGAGACCTTGAGGCGCTTCTCGGCACTTATCTGGCGGGCAGCCTCATAAGAGAGGGGGCAATGGTCGCCATAACGGGAAAGCCCAATGTGGGCAAATCAAGCCTTCTTAACGCCCTTCTCGGCAAAGAACGCGCCATAACAAGCCCCCAGCCCGGAACTACAAGGGATTACATTGAGGAGCAAACCTCCATCGGGGGCATAACAATCCGCCTTACGGACACGGCGGGAATCAGAGACGCGCTCAACGAAGCGGAAAGAGCGGGCGTTGACATGGCAAGGGAAAAAGCGCTTGGCTGTGATGTTCAAGTCGTGGTGGTTGACTCCGGGCTTCCCCTTTCCGGTGAAGAGAGGGAGATGATAGGGCAGATTTCTTCAAACGCCGTTGTTGCCGTCAATAAATCAGACCTCGGCGGAGACCTGTTTCACGAAGTTGCCAGAGCCTTTCCGCAGAAGAAAGCGGTTGCCACTTCCGCCAAAACCGGCGCGGGCATTGACGATTTGAAAGAAGCCGTCAGGGAAACCCTGATGAAAGACACCGCCCCCGTTGAAACCAATGAGGCGGCGCTGACCGGCATCCGCCACAAACAGTCGGTTGAAGCCGCCCTTGAAGCGGTGAACTCCTTTCTTAAACTGCTTGAGGAGAAAGAATCTCCGGAAATCCTGTCAATAAAGGTCAGGGAAGCAATGGACAGACTTGGGGAAATAACGGGCGAAACCTCAACGGAAGAGATGTTAGGCGTAATCTTCGGCAAGTTCTGCATTGGCAAGTGA